The following are encoded in a window of Mycolicibacterium tusciae JS617 genomic DNA:
- a CDS encoding NHL repeat-containing protein gives MTQFTVRHNIGRTSRRADSVPDVALGGGDVSGGWSPDVWLGAPAPGGLALPPANPTMAWMYSPRGVFLGADHLVVADSGNHRVLVWHGIPGDDEQPADVVLGQPDGGTEGRAAGGRGPERGMNLPTGVLVHDGRLIVADAWHHRILVWNTVPHASDAPPDLILGQPDAVSVEPNCGGECSATTFYWPFGIAIVGSRFWVADTGNRRVLGWDNGLPAPGQPADVVLGQPDGSRRDENRGDGAGPASFRWPHDITGNDDLLLIADAGDHRLLGWSPHPAADRDADIVLGQPDFTSADEWPYGPHSGDRFRFPYAARLDGSGGPNEQLAVADTANNRILLWNNVPGDGRAADHVLAQPNFASNGENRWTSVQRDTLCWPYGISLLGDRLAVADSGNNRVMIWRRR, from the coding sequence ATGACCCAGTTCACCGTCCGACACAACATCGGCAGGACCTCGAGAAGGGCCGATTCGGTACCCGATGTCGCACTCGGAGGCGGTGACGTCAGCGGCGGATGGTCGCCGGATGTGTGGCTCGGGGCACCGGCACCCGGCGGCCTGGCATTGCCGCCGGCCAACCCGACGATGGCGTGGATGTACTCGCCGCGGGGAGTCTTCCTCGGTGCGGATCACCTGGTCGTCGCCGACTCCGGAAACCACCGGGTGCTGGTGTGGCACGGCATTCCCGGCGACGACGAACAGCCCGCCGACGTCGTGCTCGGCCAGCCGGACGGCGGCACCGAGGGCAGGGCGGCCGGCGGCCGCGGTCCCGAGCGGGGAATGAACCTGCCCACCGGTGTGCTCGTGCACGACGGGCGGCTGATCGTCGCCGACGCCTGGCACCACCGGATCCTGGTGTGGAACACGGTCCCGCACGCCAGCGACGCCCCACCGGATCTGATCCTCGGACAGCCCGACGCGGTGTCCGTCGAGCCCAACTGTGGTGGTGAATGCTCTGCCACAACGTTCTACTGGCCGTTCGGTATTGCCATTGTGGGTTCACGATTCTGGGTGGCCGACACCGGCAACCGCAGAGTCCTCGGTTGGGACAACGGGCTTCCGGCCCCGGGGCAGCCGGCCGATGTCGTGCTGGGTCAGCCCGACGGATCCCGGCGTGACGAGAATCGCGGTGACGGGGCCGGCCCGGCCAGTTTCCGCTGGCCGCACGACATCACCGGAAACGACGACCTACTGCTCATCGCCGACGCGGGGGATCATCGGCTTCTCGGCTGGTCGCCACACCCCGCTGCCGACCGCGACGCGGATATCGTCCTGGGGCAGCCGGATTTCACGTCTGCCGACGAATGGCCCTACGGCCCGCACAGCGGGGACAGGTTCCGCTTTCCGTACGCAGCGAGACTCGACGGTTCCGGCGGCCCGAATGAACAGCTGGCGGTCGCGGACACCGCGAACAACCGAATTCTGTTGTGGAACAACGTGCCTGGTGACGGTCGAGCCGCTGACCATGTGCTGGCGCAGCCCAACTTCGCATCCAACGGCGAGAACCGCTGGACGTCGGTGCAGCGCGACACACTGTGCTGGCCATACGGCATCTCCCTTCTCGGCGATCGGCTGGCGGTGGCGGATTCCGGCAACAACCGGGTCATGATTTGGCGGCGCAGATGA